The Mycobacterium paragordonae genome includes a region encoding these proteins:
- the ftsE gene encoding cell division ATP-binding protein FtsE, translated as MITLEHVTKQYKSSARPALDDINVKIDKGEFVFLIGPSGSGKSTFMRLLLAAENPTSGDIRVSKFHVNKLRGRNVPKLRQVMGCVFQDFRLLQQKTVYDNVAFALEVIGRRADAINRVVPEVLETVGLSGKANRLPHELSGGEQQRVAIARAYVNRPLVLLADEPTGNLDPDTSKDIMDLLERINRSGTTVLMATHDHHIVDAMRQRVVELSLGRLVRDEQRGVYGMDR; from the coding sequence ATGATCACCCTGGAACATGTCACCAAGCAGTACAAATCGTCGGCGCGTCCGGCCTTGGACGACATCAACGTCAAAATCGACAAGGGTGAGTTCGTTTTCCTCATCGGTCCGTCGGGGTCGGGTAAGTCGACATTCATGCGGCTGCTGCTGGCTGCGGAGAACCCCACCAGCGGCGACATCCGGGTGTCGAAGTTCCACGTCAACAAGCTGCGCGGGCGCAACGTGCCCAAGCTGCGGCAGGTGATGGGTTGCGTCTTCCAGGACTTCCGCTTGCTGCAGCAGAAGACGGTCTATGACAACGTCGCCTTCGCGCTGGAGGTGATCGGCCGGCGCGCCGACGCGATCAACCGGGTGGTGCCCGAGGTGCTCGAGACGGTCGGTCTGTCGGGCAAGGCCAACCGGTTGCCGCACGAGCTCTCCGGCGGCGAGCAGCAGCGGGTCGCCATTGCCCGCGCGTACGTCAACCGTCCGCTGGTTCTGCTGGCCGACGAGCCCACCGGCAACCTCGACCCAGACACCAGTAAGGACATCATGGATTTGTTGGAGCGGATCAACCGCAGTGGGACGACGGTGTTGATGGCCACCCACGACCACCACATTGTGGACGCGATGCGCCAGCGGGTGGTCGAGTTGTCACTGGGCAGGCTGGTTCGCGACGAACAGCGCGGCGTCTACGGGATGGATCGCTAA
- the ftsX gene encoding permease-like cell division protein FtsX: MRVGFLLNEVVTGLRRNVTMTIAMILTTAISIGLFGGGLLVVRLADNSRAIYLDRVETQVYLTEDVSANDPTCGGDVCKALRNKIEGRQDVKSVRFINQQDAYADAIKKFPEFKDVAGKDSFPASFIVKLSNPDQHAEFAAAMEGQPGVRGILNEKQLIDRLFAVLDGLSNAAFAVALVQAIGAILLIANMVQVAAYTRRTEIGIMRLVGASRWYTQLPFLVEAVLAATIGVAIAILGLVLVRALFLEGALSQFYQAHLIAKVDYADIVYISPILLLLGVAMSGLTAYGTLRLYIRR, encoded by the coding sequence GTGCGCGTCGGATTCCTACTCAACGAGGTCGTCACCGGCCTGCGTCGCAACGTCACCATGACGATCGCGATGATCCTGACGACCGCGATCTCCATCGGCCTGTTCGGCGGCGGTCTGCTGGTGGTGCGTCTGGCGGACAACTCGCGGGCCATCTACCTCGACCGGGTCGAGACGCAGGTGTATCTCACCGAAGACGTATCGGCCAACGACCCGACCTGCGGCGGCGACGTGTGCAAGGCGCTGCGCAACAAGATCGAGGGTCGTCAGGACGTCAAGTCCGTGCGGTTCATCAACCAGCAGGACGCCTATGCCGACGCGATCAAGAAGTTCCCGGAGTTCAAGGATGTCGCCGGCAAGGACTCGTTCCCGGCGTCGTTCATCGTCAAGCTGAGCAATCCCGACCAGCACGCCGAGTTCGCCGCGGCGATGGAGGGCCAGCCCGGGGTGCGCGGCATCCTCAACGAGAAACAACTGATCGACCGGCTGTTCGCGGTCTTGGACGGGTTGAGTAACGCGGCGTTCGCGGTCGCGCTGGTGCAGGCCATCGGCGCGATTCTGCTGATCGCCAACATGGTGCAGGTGGCGGCCTATACCCGTCGCACCGAGATCGGCATCATGCGCCTGGTCGGGGCCAGTCGCTGGTACACCCAGCTGCCGTTCCTGGTGGAGGCGGTGCTGGCCGCGACCATCGGTGTGGCGATCGCGATCCTGGGCCTGGTGCTGGTGCGGGCGTTGTTCCTGGAGGGCGCGCTGAGCCAGTTCTATCAAGCGCACCTGATCGCCAAGGTCGACTACGCCGACATCGTCTACATCTCTCCGATCCTGCTGCTGCTCGGCGTCGCGATGTCGGGGTTGACGGCATACGGGACGCTGCGCCTCTACATACGGCGGTAG
- the smpB gene encoding SsrA-binding protein SmpB translates to MAAKPRRSDGRLIIASNRKARHNYAILEVFEAGIALQGTEVKSLREGHASLVDAFATVDDGEIWLRNVHIPEYRHGSWTNHEPRRNRKLLLHRRQIDTLIGKIREGNYALVPLSMYFFEGKVKVELALGRGKHAHDKRQDLAKRDAQREVVRELGRRAKGMGG, encoded by the coding sequence GTGGCCGCCAAACCCCGCCGAAGCGACGGCCGCCTAATCATCGCCAGCAACCGCAAGGCCCGGCACAACTACGCGATCCTCGAGGTGTTCGAGGCGGGTATCGCGTTGCAGGGCACCGAGGTGAAAAGTCTGCGCGAGGGTCACGCGTCGCTGGTCGACGCGTTCGCCACTGTCGACGACGGCGAAATCTGGCTGCGCAACGTGCACATCCCGGAGTACCGGCACGGTAGCTGGACCAACCACGAGCCGCGGCGCAATCGCAAGCTGCTGTTGCACCGCCGTCAGATCGACACGCTGATCGGCAAGATCCGCGAGGGCAACTACGCGTTGGTGCCGTTGTCGATGTACTTCTTCGAGGGCAAGGTCAAGGTCGAGTTGGCGCTGGGACGCGGCAAACACGCGCACGACAAGAGACAAGACCTGGCCAAGCGCGATGCCCAGCGCGAAGTTGTCAGAGAACTCGGCCGCCGGGCCAAAGGCATGGGCGGATGA
- a CDS encoding ATP-binding protein has product MTEDPVIRELSAAVERSPDVVELRVHLARLLADKGRYAEAVGHCSAALTHDAGNTDALGLLQRCSAALSGPGAGSAEPQFDWTSAEEQVADIIEPAFVKEGGEDSADVVHEGDYDVLQRSTVGLADVAGMAEVKQQLELSLLGPIRNPDLMKAFKITARGGLLLYGPPGCGKTHIAKAISGELGANFYHVGIADVLHRWLGESERSIRSVFDNARRNVPCVLFFDEVDALGHRRSALGGNSGIRTVVNALLEELDSAGSANDGVYVLGATNAPWDVDPALRRPGRFDRTIFVGLPDAEARAGIVRYHLRDRPAAGIDLKAVAGRTEGFSGADLAHVCDSATQLAMADSMRSGQVRPVSMADVTASLAQIRPSTGPWFETARNVVEFANNDGNYDELAKYLRRRKIR; this is encoded by the coding sequence ATGACGGAAGACCCCGTCATCCGGGAGCTCTCGGCGGCGGTCGAGCGCAGCCCTGACGTGGTCGAGTTGCGGGTGCACCTGGCCCGGTTGCTGGCAGACAAGGGGCGCTACGCCGAAGCCGTCGGACACTGCAGCGCCGCGCTCACCCACGACGCCGGTAACACCGACGCGTTGGGCCTGCTGCAGCGCTGTAGCGCGGCTTTATCGGGACCGGGAGCGGGATCGGCGGAGCCCCAATTCGATTGGACCAGTGCCGAGGAACAGGTGGCCGACATCATCGAACCGGCGTTCGTCAAAGAGGGCGGCGAGGACAGCGCCGACGTCGTGCACGAAGGCGACTACGACGTACTGCAACGCAGCACCGTGGGCCTGGCCGACGTCGCCGGCATGGCCGAAGTCAAACAGCAGCTTGAACTCTCGCTGCTGGGCCCCATCCGAAACCCAGACCTGATGAAGGCGTTCAAGATAACCGCCCGAGGTGGGCTGCTGCTGTATGGTCCGCCGGGGTGTGGCAAAACCCATATCGCCAAAGCGATTTCGGGTGAGTTGGGCGCCAATTTCTACCACGTGGGAATCGCCGACGTTCTGCACCGGTGGCTGGGGGAGAGCGAACGCAGCATCCGCTCGGTCTTCGACAACGCCCGCCGCAATGTGCCGTGTGTGCTGTTCTTCGACGAGGTTGACGCGTTGGGGCACCGGCGTTCCGCGCTCGGTGGCAACTCCGGCATACGCACCGTGGTCAATGCGCTGCTGGAGGAACTCGACTCGGCCGGTTCGGCGAACGACGGCGTGTACGTGCTCGGCGCCACCAATGCGCCGTGGGATGTTGACCCGGCCCTGCGACGTCCCGGACGTTTCGACCGGACCATTTTCGTCGGGCTACCCGACGCCGAAGCCAGGGCCGGAATCGTCCGCTACCACTTGCGGGACCGGCCCGCGGCAGGAATCGACCTCAAGGCGGTCGCGGGACGCACCGAGGGATTCTCGGGTGCCGACTTGGCCCATGTCTGCGACAGCGCAACACAATTGGCGATGGCCGACTCGATGCGCAGCGGGCAGGTGCGACCCGTGTCCATGGCCGACGTCACCGCCTCGCTTGCGCAGATCCGTCCCAGCACCGGACCGTGGTTCGAGACCGCGCGCAACGTCGTCGAATTCGCCAACAACGACGGAAATTACGACGAGCTGGCAAAGTATCTGCGGCGCAGGAAAATTCGGTAA
- a CDS encoding tetratricopeptide repeat protein, with protein sequence MTQPGPDPVAEAIVVADAYIESKNYQRARDVLRQVLAEHPNDPGLLAHNARAEYLLGDHAQAASSAYAALSAAPHDELAMRIYALALDGQGRGPEALWMAWRTVTAHPNEVLSHRLYARVLQKAHRYHDALIEVDEALRLSPADVDTLVLRGTILHDLGHIAESSATYERVLALDPANAEAQNNLAVNRLRGGKFGHALRGFLGAAGSDPTLGNLVRRNIGAVLATILRRVTVLAVVVGILSAFVGSSREMDFRAVMMQVLIVMGVVVLIGNFVWLLRAVPRRTLVSAARGRVGVVVRIIHAVLAAAVGACAVAFGGPWAIPAGVFVAISGLFIVRFGLLV encoded by the coding sequence ATGACCCAGCCCGGCCCCGACCCGGTGGCCGAGGCCATCGTGGTCGCCGACGCGTACATCGAGTCGAAGAACTACCAGCGCGCGCGGGATGTGCTGCGTCAGGTGCTGGCCGAACATCCCAACGATCCAGGGCTGTTGGCGCACAATGCCCGCGCCGAATATCTGCTCGGCGATCATGCGCAAGCCGCGTCGAGCGCCTACGCAGCGTTGTCCGCCGCCCCGCACGACGAACTCGCGATGCGCATCTATGCCCTGGCGCTGGACGGGCAGGGCCGCGGTCCCGAGGCACTGTGGATGGCCTGGCGGACGGTGACGGCGCACCCGAATGAGGTGCTGTCCCATCGGCTTTACGCCCGGGTACTGCAGAAAGCGCACCGGTACCACGATGCGCTGATTGAGGTCGACGAGGCGTTGCGGCTGTCGCCCGCCGATGTCGACACCCTGGTGCTGCGCGGCACCATCCTGCACGATCTCGGGCACATCGCAGAGTCCTCGGCGACCTACGAGCGGGTGTTAGCGCTGGATCCCGCAAATGCCGAGGCGCAGAACAACTTGGCCGTCAACCGGCTTCGCGGCGGAAAGTTCGGCCACGCGTTGCGCGGTTTCCTCGGCGCCGCGGGCAGCGACCCGACGCTCGGAAACCTGGTCCGCCGCAACATCGGTGCGGTCCTCGCGACGATCCTGCGCCGCGTCACCGTGCTGGCGGTGGTCGTGGGAATACTGTCCGCGTTCGTCGGCTCGTCGCGCGAAATGGATTTCCGCGCCGTGATGATGCAGGTGCTAATCGTGATGGGCGTCGTGGTGCTGATCGGCAACTTCGTCTGGCTGTTGCGCGCGGTGCCGCGCCGCACTTTGGTTTCGGCTGCGCGGGGGAGGGTGGGCGTCGTGGTTCGCATCATTCATGCGGTGCTGGCGGCGGCCGTGGGGGCGTGCGCGGTGGCCTTCGGCGGACCGTGGGCAATCCCGGCGGGAGTGTTCGTGGCCATCAGCGGACTGTTCATCGTGCGGTTCGGCCTGCTCGTCTAA
- a CDS encoding maleylpyruvate isomerase family mycothiol-dependent enzyme: MADRPVTLLDKSDVLTGLFAVWDDLDALLDGLSEADWQKPSALAGWDVKAVVSHIIGTESFLQGVSPPEPDIDVKALDHVRNDIGVMNECWVRHLSGEPGAQVLAKFREVTGTRRKVLEAMSDDEWNAVSFTPAGPDSYGRFMRIRVFDCWMHEQDIRIGLQRPSSDEGLLGPALRLSLDEVETSMGFVVGKLAKAPEGSRVLFDLTGPAAREIRVSVDGRAQLVADFGGAEPTATIRVDALQFTRLAGGRPLCPARSQNVELDGDRDVAGRIVECINFVI, encoded by the coding sequence ATGGCCGACCGCCCAGTCACCCTCCTCGACAAGTCCGACGTGCTGACGGGTCTGTTCGCCGTCTGGGACGACCTCGATGCGTTGCTGGACGGGCTGTCGGAGGCCGATTGGCAGAAGCCGAGCGCGCTGGCCGGCTGGGACGTCAAAGCGGTGGTGTCGCACATCATCGGCACCGAGTCGTTCCTGCAAGGCGTCAGCCCGCCCGAACCCGACATCGACGTCAAAGCGCTCGACCACGTGCGCAACGACATCGGGGTGATGAACGAGTGCTGGGTCCGCCACCTCAGCGGTGAGCCGGGTGCGCAGGTGCTGGCGAAGTTCCGTGAGGTCACCGGTACGCGCCGCAAAGTCTTGGAGGCCATGTCCGACGACGAGTGGAACGCGGTCTCGTTCACCCCGGCCGGGCCGGACAGCTACGGACGGTTCATGCGGATCCGGGTGTTCGACTGCTGGATGCACGAGCAGGACATTCGTATCGGTCTGCAGCGACCGTCGTCGGACGAGGGACTGCTCGGACCGGCGTTGCGATTGTCGCTGGACGAGGTCGAGACCTCGATGGGATTCGTCGTCGGGAAACTAGCTAAAGCGCCCGAGGGTTCGCGGGTCCTGTTCGACCTGACCGGCCCGGCGGCGCGGGAGATTCGGGTCAGCGTCGACGGCCGGGCCCAGTTGGTCGCCGACTTCGGTGGCGCAGAGCCGACGGCCACGATCCGCGTCGACGCGCTGCAGTTCACCCGGCTGGCCGGCGGCCGCCCGTTATGCCCCGCACGCAGCCAGAACGTCGAACTGGACGGTGACCGCGACGTGGCAGGTCGCATCGTCGAGTGCATTAACTTCGTTATCTGA
- a CDS encoding tyrosine-type recombinase/integrase, producing the protein MAFIRSRLRKDGTTVYGVTYRLGGRGSRQSSVTFPDEKEAKRFCALVAEFGAERALELAGIADTQRAVSSLTVAEWLDLHIGSLTGVEKKTVTEYKRYAASDIGPALGAIPLAKLSREDVAGWVNAMRDAGAAGGTIENKHGFLSGALNRAVTAGHLAANPCQGLRLPRTEEREMVFLTREEFQILKAAFSGHYQPLVEFLVVSGCRASEALALKPSDVDREKSTVRIVRAWKRAGSGYELGPPKTKKSVRTINVSKSVLDQLDYGGEWLFEGTNGRPVRLYSWRANVWYKSLAKAQKNGLKKSPRIHDLRHTCASWLIQQGIHPRVVQEHLGHESIQTTMGVYGHLDRSSHAAAADAIAKMLM; encoded by the coding sequence ATGGCTTTCATTCGTAGCCGCCTGCGCAAGGACGGCACCACGGTTTACGGCGTTACCTACCGCCTCGGCGGCCGTGGTAGTCGCCAGTCTTCGGTGACTTTCCCCGACGAGAAGGAAGCAAAGCGGTTCTGTGCGCTAGTGGCCGAGTTCGGCGCCGAACGCGCCCTAGAGCTGGCTGGGATCGCAGACACACAGCGCGCGGTCTCGTCGCTGACTGTTGCTGAATGGCTCGACCTACATATCGGCAGCTTGACGGGCGTGGAGAAGAAAACAGTCACCGAATACAAGCGGTACGCGGCCAGCGACATTGGCCCGGCGCTTGGCGCGATCCCCCTAGCGAAGCTGTCCCGCGAGGACGTTGCCGGATGGGTCAACGCGATGCGAGACGCTGGCGCTGCTGGCGGCACGATTGAGAACAAGCACGGGTTTCTATCGGGGGCGCTCAACCGTGCCGTCACCGCGGGACACTTAGCCGCGAACCCGTGCCAGGGCCTCCGGTTGCCACGCACCGAGGAGCGCGAAATGGTGTTCCTGACGCGCGAAGAGTTCCAGATCCTCAAGGCGGCGTTTAGTGGGCACTATCAGCCGTTGGTGGAGTTCCTGGTGGTGTCCGGCTGCCGGGCCAGTGAGGCGCTGGCGTTGAAGCCGTCCGATGTTGACCGCGAGAAGTCGACTGTCCGGATCGTTCGCGCCTGGAAGCGCGCCGGATCAGGCTACGAGCTTGGGCCGCCGAAAACGAAAAAGTCGGTTCGGACGATTAACGTGAGCAAATCAGTGCTTGACCAGCTCGACTACGGCGGCGAGTGGTTGTTTGAGGGCACAAACGGGCGACCAGTGCGGTTGTATTCGTGGCGCGCCAACGTTTGGTACAAATCTCTAGCGAAAGCGCAAAAGAACGGACTCAAGAAGTCACCCCGAATCCACGACCTGCGCCACACGTGTGCATCGTGGCTGATCCAACAGGGCATTCACCCGCGAGTTGTTCAGGAACATCTAGGTCACGAGTCTATCCAGACCACAATGGGCGTATACGGACATTTAGATCGGAGTAGCCACGCCGCTGCGGCCGACGCGATAGCCAAGATGCTTATGTGA
- a CDS encoding HNH endonuclease, translating into MPVHLLVAAAWLSAPDHLSDFELRKFMHSLVVHKDGNKLNNRRENLAWSSCPGEGSEAFYRWLMKAPPWMRKQR; encoded by the coding sequence ATGCCGGTGCATCTACTTGTCGCCGCAGCGTGGCTCTCGGCGCCGGATCACCTATCGGACTTTGAGCTGCGCAAGTTCATGCACTCCCTAGTGGTGCATAAGGACGGCAATAAGCTCAACAACCGGCGCGAGAATCTGGCGTGGTCGAGCTGTCCCGGTGAGGGTAGCGAGGCGTTCTATCGGTGGTTGATGAAGGCGCCGCCGTGGATGCGTAAGCAGCGCTAG
- a CDS encoding helix-turn-helix domain-containing protein, giving the protein MKFAGDEYRVLITLLDFADERGENCYPGMPALAAAADIGESTARRHVKSLQARGYVREKARGRGAKGAKSEYVLTLPEVPLKTERNSGQGGAQSESEYRSILSKVPLNSEQSTAQFSKPTRDATSGNKPLSDHYQIKEQIREQGAFEPKALHECADCSRAITGDPLERSDGRHVCGECPPF; this is encoded by the coding sequence GTGAAGTTCGCCGGGGACGAGTACAGGGTCTTGATCACGTTGCTCGACTTCGCGGATGAACGTGGCGAGAACTGCTATCCAGGTATGCCGGCGCTGGCGGCGGCGGCTGATATCGGCGAAAGCACAGCTAGGCGGCATGTGAAGTCGTTGCAGGCGCGGGGGTATGTGCGAGAGAAGGCGCGCGGCCGTGGCGCGAAGGGGGCTAAGTCGGAGTATGTGCTGACACTGCCGGAAGTGCCGCTCAAAACTGAGCGCAACTCTGGGCAGGGTGGCGCTCAATCCGAGTCGGAGTACCGCTCAATTCTGAGCAAAGTACCGCTCAATTCTGAGCAAAGTACCGCTCAATTTAGCAAACCGACACGCGACGCGACCAGCGGAAACAAGCCCCTATCAGATCATTACCAGATCAAAGAACAGATCAGGGAACAGGGCGCGTTCGAACCAAAGGCGCTGCATGAGTGCGCCGACTGCTCACGGGCAATTACAGGCGATCCTCTAGAGCGGTCAGACGGCCGCCATGTCTGTGGCGAATGCCCACCGTTCTAG
- a CDS encoding HNH endonuclease, which translates to MQRPCLGCGCLIASGSRCAGCQPSPKRTAHQRGYTSRWRRLSEKQRKASPFCERCGSLERLECDHIIPINEAPALALEPLNTRVLCRRCNRARGGKATQQERTQVLAALEQERARRRH; encoded by the coding sequence GTGCAGCGCCCGTGCTTAGGCTGCGGGTGCCTGATCGCCAGCGGGTCACGCTGTGCGGGATGCCAACCTAGCCCGAAACGCACTGCACACCAACGCGGCTACACGTCAAGATGGCGAAGGTTGTCTGAGAAACAACGCAAGGCTTCTCCATTTTGTGAACGATGCGGAAGCCTCGAACGACTTGAGTGCGACCATATAATCCCGATCAACGAAGCACCTGCGCTGGCTCTAGAGCCGTTAAATACTCGGGTTTTGTGCCGGCGGTGCAATCGTGCGCGCGGCGGGAAAGCAACGCAGCAGGAGCGCACTCAAGTATTAGCGGCGCTTGAACAGGAGAGGGCCCGTAGAAGGCATTAA
- a CDS encoding terminase TerL endonuclease subunit: MRAGPKRAVNESVLPFRPRSSGSARFAAFCTKYVTVPKGTGSGGPLRLRPWQRELVGSVLDADVQPRVAGWCLPRGQGKSTLVAALGLYELMTGGEGATVIVAAVDERQAGIVFGVAARMVELNPDLASRVQVFKDRLVVPSRGASFTCLPASPAALEGLDYTLAIVDEIGRVLLETWEVIALAQGKRARSTLIGIGTPGPSDESVLARLRAYSLEHPEDASQVYREHSAAGFEDHPADCEHCWELANPALDDYLHRDALRALLPPKSTEAHFRRARLCQFVGPMENALITADAWDNLGTGMAIPDGADVVLAVDASLRDDTTAITVGTVAKVPHFDKAAVFINPGDESWRVDVLAVEDAIRQACKRWKVREVAYDPYLFTRSAQILAAEGLPMVEFRQSPARQTAATNDLRNALINGQLTHSGEDDLRRHVLAATVLETDKGLRIAKAGRSRHAPKIDLCTALMMAHSRATWLASQKKRYRYGGA, from the coding sequence GTGAGAGCAGGCCCAAAACGGGCGGTCAATGAGAGTGTTCTACCGTTTCGGCCACGGTCGAGCGGTTCGGCACGGTTCGCCGCGTTCTGTACGAAGTACGTGACGGTGCCAAAGGGCACGGGCAGCGGTGGCCCGCTGAGGTTGCGACCGTGGCAGCGCGAGCTGGTCGGGTCGGTTCTCGACGCCGATGTACAACCGCGCGTCGCCGGTTGGTGCTTACCCCGCGGCCAGGGCAAAAGCACGCTTGTCGCTGCGCTCGGCTTGTACGAGCTGATGACTGGCGGCGAGGGCGCGACAGTGATCGTGGCCGCAGTAGACGAGCGCCAGGCGGGCATCGTGTTCGGCGTCGCGGCTCGAATGGTCGAACTGAACCCGGATTTGGCGAGCCGCGTGCAGGTCTTCAAAGACCGGCTTGTGGTGCCATCGCGCGGCGCGTCCTTCACCTGTCTACCGGCGTCACCGGCCGCGCTAGAGGGTCTGGACTACACCCTTGCAATCGTTGACGAAATCGGCCGCGTGTTGCTTGAAACGTGGGAGGTAATTGCTCTCGCGCAGGGCAAGCGAGCACGTTCGACCCTGATTGGGATAGGCACGCCAGGCCCGTCCGACGAAAGCGTTCTAGCCCGGTTACGGGCTTATTCGCTTGAGCATCCCGAGGACGCATCTCAGGTTTACCGGGAGCACAGCGCCGCAGGATTCGAGGACCACCCGGCCGATTGCGAACACTGCTGGGAGCTGGCTAATCCGGCTTTAGACGACTACCTGCACCGGGACGCGCTGCGGGCATTGTTGCCACCGAAGTCGACCGAGGCGCACTTTCGGCGGGCGCGGTTGTGTCAGTTCGTCGGGCCGATGGAAAACGCGCTGATCACTGCTGACGCGTGGGACAACCTCGGCACCGGCATGGCTATACCGGACGGCGCGGACGTGGTGCTTGCGGTTGACGCGAGCCTCCGCGACGACACCACGGCTATCACGGTGGGAACGGTGGCGAAGGTGCCGCACTTCGACAAGGCGGCCGTGTTCATCAACCCCGGTGATGAATCGTGGCGAGTTGACGTGCTCGCTGTCGAGGACGCGATTCGGCAGGCGTGCAAGCGGTGGAAAGTGCGCGAAGTCGCATACGACCCGTACTTGTTCACGCGATCCGCGCAAATACTCGCGGCCGAGGGTCTACCAATGGTGGAATTTCGCCAGTCCCCGGCCAGGCAAACGGCAGCAACTAATGACCTGCGCAATGCGCTTATCAACGGGCAGTTGACGCATTCGGGTGAAGATGATCTACGGCGCCACGTACTTGCCGCCACCGTGCTAGAAACCGATAAAGGCTTAAGGATTGCTAAGGCCGGCCGAAGCAGGCACGCCCCGAAAATCGACTTATGTACTGCGCTGATGATGGCGCATAGCCGGGCGACGTGGCTCGCTTCCCAAAAGAAACGCTATCGCTACGGCGGCGCGTAG
- a CDS encoding phage portal protein, whose amino-acid sequence MSSDLLVELCRSLDAPQHRYTQLDAYASGKQPLAYLSPGAKLALPKLSRIVSNIPRLAVTSLAERLRITGFKGADVWADWLANDLDQTATILHREALLFGDAYVICWSRPDGSPLVTVESPRQVAVIKDPATREITSAVKRWTTKTTTEARVYLPDRIEHWRANTTGAAAPAFSLVDTLDNPLETVPVVSFCNADRILGCGHSEIDDLIPLVDGLNKTLADLAVAQEYTARPRRWATGIDLMEEPVLDDDGNPVVEDGEPVMKVVNPIPEDWRTMFSERPESKFGQLEGANLAGYQNAVNIWLGQIMAVSALPAHFVGITTENPSSADALRASEASLTARAEARQAVFGRSWERVARLMAAIRDGSDADSVDVKVQWCDPSSRSAAADADAVTKLVQAGILSKSGALRKLGYSESDIEQERQDTELDAQAGANPEVSAAYRNYAQMLLTKDKTEGNIQ is encoded by the coding sequence ATGAGTTCTGACCTACTAGTGGAGCTATGTCGCTCGCTCGACGCGCCCCAGCATCGCTATACGCAGTTAGACGCTTACGCCAGCGGTAAGCAACCGTTGGCGTATTTAAGCCCCGGCGCCAAGCTAGCTTTGCCGAAGCTAAGCCGGATCGTGTCGAACATCCCGCGACTTGCGGTCACTTCCCTTGCCGAGCGGCTGCGGATTACCGGCTTTAAGGGCGCTGACGTTTGGGCCGATTGGTTGGCGAACGACCTTGACCAGACGGCGACGATTCTGCACCGGGAGGCGCTGCTGTTCGGCGACGCTTACGTGATCTGTTGGTCACGGCCAGATGGTTCGCCGCTGGTCACGGTGGAGTCCCCGCGCCAAGTCGCGGTGATCAAAGACCCGGCTACGCGCGAAATCACATCGGCGGTGAAGCGTTGGACAACCAAGACGACGACCGAGGCGCGGGTATATCTGCCCGACCGGATTGAACATTGGCGCGCTAATACGACGGGTGCCGCAGCTCCGGCCTTCTCGTTGGTTGACACGCTGGACAACCCGCTAGAAACAGTTCCTGTCGTGAGCTTTTGTAACGCGGATCGGATTCTTGGGTGCGGGCATTCGGAGATTGACGACCTTATTCCGCTGGTGGATGGGCTGAATAAGACTCTTGCTGATTTGGCGGTGGCGCAGGAGTACACGGCGCGTCCGCGTCGGTGGGCGACGGGCATTGACCTCATGGAGGAGCCGGTGCTTGACGACGACGGTAACCCGGTGGTTGAGGACGGCGAACCCGTAATGAAGGTTGTTAATCCGATTCCCGAGGATTGGCGGACCATGTTCTCCGAGAGGCCGGAGTCAAAGTTCGGCCAGCTCGAAGGGGCGAACCTGGCGGGTTACCAGAACGCCGTGAATATCTGGCTGGGTCAAATCATGGCGGTGTCGGCGCTTCCGGCGCACTTTGTGGGGATCACCACCGAGAACCCATCAAGCGCCGACGCGCTACGGGCCAGCGAAGCGTCGCTAACCGCCCGCGCCGAGGCGCGGCAAGCAGTTTTCGGCCGGTCCTGGGAGCGCGTGGCGCGACTCATGGCCGCCATTCGTGACGGCAGTGACGCGGACTCGGTTGACGTGAAGGTGCAGTGGTGCGATCCGTCGTCACGCTCAGCAGCCGCCGACGCCGACGCGGTAACAAAGCTTGTCCAGGCGGGCATCCTGTCGAAGTCGGGCGCCCTACGGAAGCTCGGCTATTCCGAAAGCGACATTGAGCAAGAGCGCCAAGATACGGAGCTGGACGCGCAAGCGGGCGCGAATCCTGAGGTTTCCGCTGCTTACCGCAACTATGCGCAAATGCTGCTCACCAAAGACAAAACCGAGGGAAACATTCAATGA